One Ranitomeya variabilis isolate aRanVar5 chromosome 5, aRanVar5.hap1, whole genome shotgun sequence DNA window includes the following coding sequences:
- the A4GALT gene encoding lactosylceramide 4-alpha-galactosyltransferase, producing the protein MLSNYLSLGVKMNFKSWLMLLASFSLLTSIFLFVYLKFTSDTEEEAHLHHLPKEVTCPASIPNESDNSPTNITSGGGIFFLETSERTSPSFQVMCAVESAARANPHTKITIMMNGLKGNNQSLPQNFGISFLSCFSNVEFVPLDFKKLFSDTPLSTWYSKVERHAELVDYPTLSDACRLAILWKWGGIYLDTDFIILKNLLTITNAMALQSLYIVNGAFLTFQPRHKFIELSMKDFVKTYNYWLYGHQGPQLLTRVYKQWCGTRRLRDKNSCRGVNVLPKETFYPVDWQDWKKYFEVIEVEEIKTLLRKSYGVHLWNKKSQGQRLLKGSFLEHLQLEYCPSTNSLMKMYL; encoded by the coding sequence ATGTTATCCAACTATCTATCTTTAGGAGTAAAAATGAATTTTAAGTCATGGTTGATGTTACTGGCTTCCTTCAGTTTGCTTACCTCTATATTCCTCTTCGTGTATTTAAAGTTCACATCTGACACAGAAGAAGAAGCCCACCTTCACCATTTACCCAAAGAGGTCACCTGCCCAGCTTCTATCCCTAACGAATCGGATAACTCTCCAACCAACATAACCAGTGGTGGTGGCATCTTCTTCCTGGAGACCTCAGAAAGGACTAGTCCGTCCTTCCAGGTGATGTGTGCAGTGGAATCAGCAGCCAGAGCCAATCCCCACACAAAAATAACCATCATGATGAATGGGTTAAAGGGCAACAACCAATCACTGCCTCAAAATTTTGGCATTTCCTTTCTTAGTTGCTTCTCGAATGTAGAGTTTGTTCCCCTGGACTTCAAGAAACTGTTTTCAGATACCCCTCTGAGCACATGGTACTCCAAGGTTGAAAGACACGCAGAATTGGTCGACTACCCGACTCTGTCAGATGCCTGCCGGTTGGCCATCCTTTGGAAATGGGGTGGAATTTACCTGGACACCGACTTTATTATTCTCAAAAATTTACTAACTATCACAAATGCGATGGCCTTACAATCATTGTACATAGTCAACGGAGCCTTCCTCACCTTTCAACCTAGGCACAAGTTCATAGAGCTCAGCATGAAAGACTTTGTGAAAACTTACAACTACTGGCTGTATGGCCATCAAGGTCCTCAGCTTCTGACACGGGTCTACAAGCAGTGGTGTGGGACCCGTAGACTGAGGGACAAGAACAGTTGTCGGGGGGTGAATGTTCTTCCCAAGGAAACCTTCTACCCAGTTGACTGGCAGGACTGGAAAAAGTACTTTGAGGTGATTGAGGTGGAAGAGATTAAGACACTGCTGAGGAAGAGCTATGGGGTGCATCTCTGGAACAAAAAAAGCCAAGGTCAACGACTGTTGAAAGGATCTTTTTTGGAACATCTTCAGTTGGAGTATTGTCCTTCAACGAACAGTCTAATGAAAATGTATCTTTAA